The genomic region AGTTTCGTTTATTGCTCTGTCCGCATTTTGATGACATCAACAAGGCTTTGGAAGCTAATATCCTTAGTTTAAAGTATGATCCGATGGCAGTGGAATTAATGGATCGCTATATCCTCGAGTGCACCGCAGGTAATCGCATGTATAAGGATATGCGTTTTTTTGTTCAAGGGGATCCAGAAGCTTTATTGTTGATAGAACTGGATGCCGAGACTGAAGAAGACTTAAAGAGGAAGTCGGATGAGCTCAGTGAGGAGCTCGATTTGTCAGGCTTATGCTCGACTTACTCTATTGTCGAAGCGAAAGATATTGCCAAAGTTTGGGCTTTGAGAAGTGCTGGTTTGGGTTTGCTTTCCAATGTTCCTGGTGATGCCAAGGCCGTGCCAGTGATAGAGGATACCTGTGTAAGAGTAGCAGACTTACCTGAATATATTAAAGAATTTAATGTAATTCTCGATGCTCAAAATTTGTACTGTGTTCACTATGCTCATGCCGGCTCAGGGGAGCTGCATTTACGGCCGATTATTGATTTAAAAACAGTAGCGGGGCATCGTCAATTTCGTGAGATTGCCGAGGCAATTGTGCATTTGGTAAAAAAATATCGTGGTTCTCTTAGTGGTGAGCATGGCGATGGCCGTTTGAGAGGCGAATTCATTGAATCTATTTTGGGTAAAAAGGTCTATTCTTTCTTACTCGAAGTCAAGCAAGTTTTTGATCCCAATAATATTTATAATAAGGGCAAGATAGTTAATACTCCAGCGATGGATCAAGATTTGCGTTATCAAGCTGGTGAGCTAACGCCTGAATTTGAGAATCTCTATGACTTTTCTCACGAGCAGGGTTACTTACCTGCGGCAGAATTCTGTAATGGTTCTGGTGATTGTCGTAAATCTGCTTTGATGGGCGGTACGATGTGTCCTTCTTTCATGGCTGAAAAAGCAGAGCAATACACGACGAGAGCGCGTGCCAATATTCTACGGGAGTATTTGAGAAAACCATTTGTGAAGAGTCCTTTTGAGCACCCCGAGATAGCGGATGTGATGGATAGTTGCCTATCATGTAAGGCCTGTAAGTCCGAGTGCCCTTCCAATGTGGATATGGCAAAATTGAAATCTGAATTTCTCTATCAAAAAAGTAAACATCAGGGTTTTTCTTTGCGATCCTTAATAATTGCGCACTCGCATCAAATTGTGAGTGTAGGGGCCTATTTTCCTAGGCTGTTTAATTTCTTAAATAAACAAAAATTTGTTAAGAGCTTTTTGCGTTTGTCGCAAAAAAGAGATTTGCCGACTTTGAGTCAAAAATCATTTAGGTCGTGGTTTCGTACACATGTTCAAGAGGGCTTTACAAAGAAAGTCTACTTTTTCGTAGATGAAGTAAGTGATTATTATGAGAGTGACCTTGCCATTAAGGCAGTGAAACTCCTCAATCATTTGGGCTATGCAGTTTTGTGCCCCGAGCATGCAGAGAGTGGACGTGCAGCTTTTTCCAAAGGTGTCTTAGATCATGGCAAGCGTTGTGCGGAGAGGAATGTTCAGGTGTTCTCTCGCCTAGTGAGTAGTGAGACACCCTTGATAGGCTTGGAGCCATCGACGCTGCTTTGTTTCAGAGATGAATATATAGATATTTTGCGAGGAGCGCAAAAACAAGAGGCGAAAGAAATGGCTCAGCATAGCTATTTATTGGATGAATTTTTATCAACTATCTCTAGCGAGATAGCAGAGGGCTTATTTACCGATGAAGTCAAAAGTATAGAGATTCATGCCCATTGTTTTCAAAAATCTTTAGCCAAGCCGGAGACTTTGACCCGAGCATTGAGCATTCCAAAGAACTTTAATGTGAAATTAATTAGTTCGGGCTGTTGTGGAATGGCGGGTTCTTTTGGCTATGAAGATGAGCATGAAGTAATGTCAGAAAAAATAGCCAATTTGACACTAATTCCCCACGTAAAACAAATGCATGAGCAGGTCATCTTAGTTGCTTCAGGCACAAGCTGCCGTCATCAAGTAAAGGACCTCGCTGATAGGGAAGCCTTGCATCCAGTAGAAGTTCTATTTGATGCGATGAGGAATTGAAAATTTCAGGGCTTAGGTCAAGGATGACGGGGCTCACATTCGGAGTAGCTAGCAATAAAATACTAATGGTATTGGACTTGTTTTTTGCAAAGTTCGCAATCCCTAAGGACAGGGGATGAGTCAAAGACTACTGAAGAAAACAATAAGCCTTGAGGACCTTATTTGTTTACATTGTTTGTAAGTAGATTTCTCCCTAGCTTTATCCAGAAA from Lentisphaera profundi harbors:
- a CDS encoding FAD-binding and (Fe-S)-binding domain-containing protein; this encodes MFDGLIKNFNGEIFLDEKMRTLYSTDASAYKELPLAVCYPKDEADLQRLIAFAHKNKISLIPRTAGTSLAGQVVGDGIIVDVSKYFTEVLEINSEENFVRVQAGVVRNELNQQLEKHGKLFGPITSTANRAMMGGMLGNNSCGQNSLRYGSVRDKLISVKGFLSDGLEVEFKSLSEYELETKLSLESLEGDVYRKLIDRLRESHAEIIKAYPHPEIHRRNTGYGLDILAAMKPFFKEGEDFNLAKLIAGSEGTLLFVTEMTLEIEPLPSKFRLLLCPHFDDINKALEANILSLKYDPMAVELMDRYILECTAGNRMYKDMRFFVQGDPEALLLIELDAETEEDLKRKSDELSEELDLSGLCSTYSIVEAKDIAKVWALRSAGLGLLSNVPGDAKAVPVIEDTCVRVADLPEYIKEFNVILDAQNLYCVHYAHAGSGELHLRPIIDLKTVAGHRQFREIAEAIVHLVKKYRGSLSGEHGDGRLRGEFIESILGKKVYSFLLEVKQVFDPNNIYNKGKIVNTPAMDQDLRYQAGELTPEFENLYDFSHEQGYLPAAEFCNGSGDCRKSALMGGTMCPSFMAEKAEQYTTRARANILREYLRKPFVKSPFEHPEIADVMDSCLSCKACKSECPSNVDMAKLKSEFLYQKSKHQGFSLRSLIIAHSHQIVSVGAYFPRLFNFLNKQKFVKSFLRLSQKRDLPTLSQKSFRSWFRTHVQEGFTKKVYFFVDEVSDYYESDLAIKAVKLLNHLGYAVLCPEHAESGRAAFSKGVLDHGKRCAERNVQVFSRLVSSETPLIGLEPSTLLCFRDEYIDILRGAQKQEAKEMAQHSYLLDEFLSTISSEIAEGLFTDEVKSIEIHAHCFQKSLAKPETLTRALSIPKNFNVKLISSGCCGMAGSFGYEDEHEVMSEKIANLTLIPHVKQMHEQVILVASGTSCRHQVKDLADREALHPVEVLFDAMRN